A stretch of the Macaca thibetana thibetana isolate TM-01 chromosome X, ASM2454274v1, whole genome shotgun sequence genome encodes the following:
- the LOC126945336 gene encoding ataxin-3-like protein, which translates to MDFIFHEKQEGFLCAQHCLNNLLQGEYFSPVELASIAHQLDEEERMRMAEGGVTSEDYRAFLQQPSENMDDSGFFSIQGDLPDCEADQLLQIISVEEMDRPKLNGKKLAKEKDHRVYKTILEKVSEESDESGTSDQEEQDFQRALELSRQETNKEDEDLRRAIELSMQGSSRNTSQDLPKTSCGTPASEEPKKIKDYFEKHQQEQKQQQQQSDPPGHSSYLHERPTTSSRAIESDLSDDVNEDMVQAAVDTVLEIMRKNLKIKGEK; encoded by the exons ATGGATTTCATCTTTCATGAAAAACAAGAAGGCTTCCTTTGTGCTCAGCACTGCCTGAATAATCTGCTGCAAGGAGAATATTTCAGTCCTGTGGAATTAGCTTCAATTGCACATCAGCTAGATGAAGAAGAGAGGATGAGAATGGCAGAAGGAGGAGTCACTAGTGAAGACTATCGTGCATTTTTACAGCAGCCTTCAGAAAACATGGATGATAGCGGCTTCTTCTCCATCCAG GGGGATCTGCCAGACTGTGAAGCTGACCAACTGCTGCAAATCATCAGTGTTGAAGAGATGGATAGACCAAaacttaatggaaaaaaattagccaaagaaAAAGACCACAGAGTCTACAAAACAATTCTTGAAAAAGTGTCAGAAGAAAGTGATGAGTCTGGAACATCAGACCAAGAAGAGCAGGATTTTCAGAGGGCCCTGGAACTAAGCCGCCAAGAAACCAATAAAGAAGATGAAGATCTCCGCAGGGCTATTGAACTAAGTATGCAAGGTAGTTCCAGAAACACATCGCAAGATCTTCCAAAGACATCATGTGGAACTCCTGCTTCGGAagagccaaagaaaataaaagactattTTGAAAAGCATCAGCAGGaacagaagcagcagcaacaacagtcAGATCCGCCAGGTCACAGTTCATATCTACACGAAAGGCCAACAACAAGTTCAAGAGCAATTGAGAGTGATCTCAGTGATGACGTCAATGAAGACATGGTACAGGCCGCTGTCGACACTGTTTTAGAAATTATGAGAAAGAATCTgaaaatcaaaggagaaaaataa